A DNA window from Myxococcales bacterium contains the following coding sequences:
- a CDS encoding PaaI family thioesterase, with protein MKAFQDYYPDSVSHCYGCGRLNEHGLQIKSYWDGEESICTFTPWPQHVAIPGFIYGGLIASLIDCHSTGTAAAAAYRAEGREMDTQPPRRFLTASLHVDFLKPTPAGVPLIVRGKVEEVKGRKVVVSSTLTAQGVVCARGRVVAVQVPDDLMPE; from the coding sequence ATGAAAGCGTTTCAGGATTACTACCCGGATTCGGTCAGCCATTGCTACGGTTGCGGCCGCCTCAATGAGCATGGGTTGCAAATCAAAAGCTATTGGGACGGCGAGGAATCGATCTGCACGTTCACCCCATGGCCACAGCACGTCGCCATTCCGGGTTTCATTTACGGCGGGCTCATCGCCTCGTTGATCGATTGCCACAGCACCGGCACCGCGGCGGCCGCCGCCTATCGCGCCGAAGGCCGGGAAATGGACACCCAGCCGCCCCGCCGGTTCCTGACCGCCTCGCTGCACGTGGACTTCCTGAAACCGACACCGGCCGGAGTGCCGCTCATCGTGCGCGGCAAGGTCGAGGAGGTAAAGGGCCGCAAGGTCGTGGTCAGTTCCACGCTCACCGCACAGGGCGTCGTATGCGCGCGCGGCCGCGTGGTGGCCGTTCAGGTGCCGGATGATTTGATGCCGGAATGA
- a CDS encoding sugar ABC transporter substrate-binding protein has product MKGRMLVLLFLTALWAAGCFGTGAVSPDSAAVKPGNADAQIDTNEFVIGPGDMLDINVWKNPEFSRQVPVRPDGRITLPLVGDMPAAGKSTDQLKKELKEAFSRYLNEPTVTVIVTQVNSYRIYVQGQVAHPGIYPITGRTTVVQAIALAGGFTEFAARGRLLILRQTAKGSQRIAVDYDRIVGGKDNDVPLRPGDTLVVP; this is encoded by the coding sequence ATGAAGGGGAGGATGCTGGTTCTGTTGTTCCTGACCGCGCTGTGGGCGGCGGGCTGCTTCGGCACGGGGGCGGTCAGCCCGGATTCGGCGGCCGTCAAGCCGGGCAACGCCGACGCGCAGATCGATACCAACGAATTCGTCATCGGGCCGGGCGACATGCTCGACATCAACGTCTGGAAAAACCCGGAATTCTCGCGCCAGGTGCCGGTGCGCCCCGACGGCCGCATCACGCTGCCGCTGGTCGGGGACATGCCGGCCGCCGGCAAGTCGACCGATCAATTGAAAAAGGAATTGAAGGAAGCCTTCTCCCGGTATCTCAACGAACCGACCGTGACGGTGATCGTCACCCAGGTCAATTCCTACCGCATTTACGTTCAGGGCCAGGTCGCCCACCCGGGGATTTATCCGATCACCGGCCGGACGACCGTGGTCCAGGCGATCGCCCTGGCGGGCGGCTTCACCGAATTCGCGGCGCGCGGCCGCCTGCTGATCCTTCGCCAGACCGCGAAGGGTTCGCAGCGCATCGCCGTCGATTACGACCGCATCGTCGGCGGCAAGGACAACGACGTGCCCTTGCGCCCCGGCGACACCCTCGTCGTGCCCTGA
- a CDS encoding polysaccharide biosynthesis tyrosine autokinase, which yields MYTEYYGLKKLPFSITPDPEFVFMSSSHHEALAQMLYGIQERKSLMVVTGEVGVGKTTMIYTLLSQLDPETKVAILFDTHVDSMSLYRYLFADFGIEEKGGERAENVLILRKYLEKRLDNGKKTILIIDEGHNMSEEIFNEIVFLTNLETRTNKLLQIILVGQPELKFVLNSHKFRQLKQRINLRTEIKPLTYKDAKAYILHRLSQAGAQNPEIFTEGAIDLVYRHSKGIPRLINTICDNALLLGMARKQKQVAEEFIQETIEDLMQLNADEEPEEQAPKGMASVAPVTLNQPAASAAASAAPRGAVAETTEIDGEDAAAPSEREEVRVVRRIVQLPDGRQVEQKVRKVRKIRTRPRAGKRPPLPAVVDLPEKVGILRISHKTSKEMIPAIIGDDPAAVRQYHVLWNKLISSEENAKRRVFLVTSSVPQEGKTVTSINFAATIAQEPTVRVLLIDADLRAPKVNEVLGIDGAKNGLATVLQGKCDFSEAFYNFELPRLFVMPAGEVPQDPFTYLISPKMSALLERARGLFHYVVIDSPPVIPIPDTVQLADMVDGVILAVKARVTPREVVSRTLDDLYQKPIIGLVLNDIEGRLAQARGGRYGGYGYGYGYGKYGYGYGRYGKPSHPESIVEKAEEPQV from the coding sequence TTGTACACCGAGTACTACGGCCTGAAAAAACTGCCGTTTTCCATCACCCCCGACCCGGAATTCGTCTTCATGTCCAGTTCGCACCATGAAGCCCTGGCGCAGATGCTTTACGGCATCCAGGAGCGCAAGAGCCTGATGGTGGTGACCGGCGAGGTCGGCGTCGGCAAGACGACGATGATTTATACGCTGCTCTCGCAGCTCGATCCCGAAACGAAGGTGGCGATTCTCTTCGATACGCACGTCGATTCGATGAGCCTTTACCGTTACCTGTTCGCCGATTTCGGCATCGAGGAAAAAGGCGGCGAACGGGCCGAAAACGTCTTGATTCTGCGCAAATATCTCGAAAAACGGCTGGATAACGGCAAGAAAACGATCCTGATCATCGACGAAGGCCACAACATGTCGGAAGAGATCTTCAACGAGATCGTCTTCCTGACCAACCTCGAAACGCGCACCAACAAATTGCTGCAGATCATCCTCGTCGGCCAGCCGGAACTGAAATTCGTCCTGAACAGCCACAAATTCCGGCAACTCAAACAGCGCATCAACCTGCGCACCGAAATCAAACCGCTGACCTACAAGGACGCCAAGGCCTATATCCTGCACCGCCTCTCGCAGGCGGGCGCGCAGAACCCCGAGATCTTCACCGAAGGCGCGATCGATCTGGTCTATCGCCACAGCAAAGGCATCCCGCGCCTGATCAACACCATTTGCGACAACGCCCTGCTGCTCGGCATGGCGCGCAAGCAGAAACAAGTGGCGGAAGAGTTCATTCAGGAGACGATCGAAGACCTGATGCAACTCAACGCCGACGAAGAACCGGAGGAACAGGCCCCGAAAGGCATGGCGTCGGTGGCCCCGGTCACCCTCAACCAACCTGCGGCGTCGGCCGCCGCGTCCGCGGCGCCGCGCGGCGCCGTGGCGGAAACGACCGAAATCGACGGCGAGGACGCGGCCGCGCCCAGCGAGCGCGAGGAAGTGCGCGTCGTGCGGCGGATCGTGCAGTTGCCCGACGGCCGCCAGGTCGAACAGAAAGTCCGTAAGGTGCGCAAAATCCGCACACGGCCGCGCGCCGGCAAACGGCCGCCGCTGCCGGCGGTCGTCGATCTGCCCGAAAAGGTCGGCATTCTGCGCATCTCGCACAAAACCTCGAAGGAAATGATCCCGGCGATCATCGGCGACGACCCGGCAGCGGTGCGGCAGTATCACGTTTTGTGGAACAAGCTGATTTCTTCCGAGGAAAACGCCAAACGGCGCGTTTTCCTGGTGACCAGCAGCGTCCCGCAGGAAGGCAAGACCGTCACCAGCATCAATTTCGCGGCGACGATCGCCCAGGAACCGACGGTGCGGGTTTTGCTGATCGACGCCGATCTGCGCGCGCCGAAGGTCAACGAAGTGCTGGGGATCGACGGCGCCAAGAACGGCCTGGCCACGGTGCTGCAGGGCAAATGCGATTTTTCTGAGGCGTTTTACAATTTCGAGTTGCCGCGCCTGTTCGTCATGCCCGCCGGCGAGGTGCCGCAGGATCCGTTCACCTATCTGATCAGCCCGAAAATGAGCGCCTTGCTCGAACGGGCGCGCGGTTTGTTCCATTACGTCGTCATCGATTCGCCGCCGGTGATCCCGATTCCCGACACGGTGCAACTCGCCGACATGGTCGACGGGGTCATCCTGGCGGTCAAAGCGCGCGTGACGCCGCGCGAAGTGGTCTCGCGCACCCTCGACGACCTGTACCAGAAGCCGATCATCGGCCTGGTGCTCAACGACATCGAAGGCCGGCTGGCGCAAGCCCGCGGCGGGCGCTACGGCGGTTACGGTTACGGCTACGGCTACGGCAAGTACGGATATGGTTACGGCCGGTACGGCAAGCCGTCGCATCCGGAAAGCATCGTGGAAAAGGCCGAGGAACCCCAAGTCTAA
- a CDS encoding VOC family protein: MLGEGTGVLVWLGVTQLQRACDFYGKTLGLVLDYQNDEAGWAELRHPASGTRVGLRLTDEDELNPAGGATLVFDVQNLKVSMRELEKQEVLFLTGEMNLNGFRFATFVDPDGNNLQLRQADGGS; this comes from the coding sequence ATGCTCGGAGAAGGCACCGGCGTGTTGGTGTGGCTCGGAGTCACCCAGTTGCAACGCGCTTGCGATTTTTACGGGAAAACGCTCGGCTTGGTTCTCGATTACCAGAACGATGAAGCCGGCTGGGCTGAATTGCGGCATCCGGCCAGCGGAACGCGCGTGGGCCTGCGGCTGACCGACGAGGACGAACTCAATCCGGCGGGCGGCGCGACGTTGGTTTTCGATGTCCAGAATCTCAAGGTCTCGATGCGCGAATTGGAAAAACAAGAGGTTCTCTTCCTGACCGGCGAGATGAACCTGAACGGTTTCCGGTTCGCCACTTTCGTCGATCCCGACGGCAACAACCTGCAGCTTCGGCAAGCGGACGGCGGGTCCTAA
- a CDS encoding MTH1187 family thiamine-binding protein, with translation MPIAQLTVVPLGTGDTSLSGAVAAVVAAIRDTGIRYRLTPMATVLEGSIEEILAAVRAAHEAGFAAGSGRVSTSLTIDDRRDKATSMAHKVAAVEAKMKD, from the coding sequence ATGCCGATCGCGCAATTGACGGTCGTCCCGCTCGGCACCGGCGACACCTCGCTTTCCGGGGCGGTCGCGGCGGTGGTGGCGGCGATTCGCGACACGGGCATCCGGTATCGGCTGACGCCGATGGCCACGGTGCTCGAAGGCTCGATCGAGGAAATCCTCGCGGCGGTCCGTGCCGCGCACGAGGCCGGCTTCGCCGCCGGCAGCGGGCGCGTCTCCACGTCACTGACGATCGACGACCGGCGCGACAAGGCCACCTCGATGGCGCACAAGGTCGCGGCGGTCGAAGCCAAAATGAAGGATTGA
- a CDS encoding glycosyltransferase family 4 protein, with product MSVESRPLVTLHVDLADEWRGGQRQVYLLATGLADRGHPTHVATRPGTPLARRLAGTPVRVHEMACRGEWDLAAALRLAGLARENRVELVAAHASHPHGLAVWARWFGMRAPLVVHRRVDFPVRAHFFNRGKYAAPAAYIAISEAVKAILVQGGVPAAKIAVISSGVPAFAAVPGAREKLAAEFGLDPALPWVGDVASLVDHKGHAHLLAAWSRLRRDGIRAELILIGDGPLGESLRLQAERLGIAGAVHWLGWREDVPAWLSALDVFVMTSVTEGLCTAILDAMAARIPVVATAAGGIPELVRDGQTGLLAPVGDDATIAERLRFALREGESAKAMAERAFREVWQPRSAATMVGQTEEFYCRLTQDSNSNTLN from the coding sequence ATGTCCGTTGAAAGCCGCCCGCTCGTCACCTTGCACGTGGACCTCGCCGACGAATGGCGCGGCGGTCAGCGGCAAGTGTATCTGCTGGCGACCGGGCTGGCCGACCGCGGTCATCCGACCCACGTGGCGACGCGCCCCGGCACCCCGCTGGCGCGGCGGCTCGCCGGCACTCCCGTTCGGGTGCACGAAATGGCCTGTCGGGGCGAATGGGACCTGGCGGCGGCTCTGCGGTTGGCCGGGTTGGCGCGGGAAAACCGCGTCGAGTTAGTCGCGGCGCACGCCAGCCATCCGCACGGGCTCGCGGTCTGGGCGCGCTGGTTCGGCATGCGGGCGCCGCTCGTGGTGCATCGACGGGTGGATTTTCCCGTCCGCGCGCATTTTTTCAATCGCGGCAAATACGCGGCCCCGGCGGCGTATATCGCGATCAGCGAGGCGGTGAAGGCGATTCTCGTGCAAGGCGGCGTGCCGGCGGCGAAGATCGCCGTGATTTCCAGCGGTGTTCCCGCGTTCGCGGCGGTGCCCGGAGCCCGGGAGAAACTGGCGGCCGAGTTCGGGCTCGATCCGGCCCTGCCATGGGTCGGCGATGTGGCCAGCCTCGTCGATCACAAAGGTCATGCTCATCTGCTGGCCGCCTGGTCGCGACTGCGCCGGGACGGAATCCGGGCCGAATTGATCCTCATCGGCGACGGGCCGCTCGGCGAATCGCTCCGGTTGCAGGCCGAGCGGTTGGGCATCGCCGGCGCCGTGCATTGGCTGGGCTGGCGTGAGGACGTACCTGCCTGGTTGTCGGCGCTCGACGTATTTGTCATGACCAGCGTCACGGAAGGATTGTGCACGGCGATTCTCGACGCCATGGCGGCGCGGATTCCGGTGGTGGCCACGGCGGCGGGCGGGATTCCCGAACTGGTTCGCGACGGACAAACGGGGCTTCTGGCGCCGGTGGGAGACGACGCGACCATCGCCGAGCGCTTGCGTTTCGCGTTGCGGGAGGGCGAGTCGGCAAAAGCCATGGCCGAGCGGGCATTTCGGGAGGTGTGGCAGCCTCGTTCGGCGGCGACGATGGTTGGTCAAACCGAAGAATTCTATTGTCGTCTAACCCAGGATAGCAATTCTAACACTTTGAATTAA
- a CDS encoding cupin domain-containing protein — MSDMANRLGISEILLQQIENDSVPPTVATLLNIAKLLGVGIDHFFTDEEEAGKIEVTRVDERLTIQHDTRLEQSDRLTYNYESLAYRLAHKHMEPFFVEFVPQAHDEAPLSHDGEEFIHVVDGELDFISGDTHIRLCQGDSLYFYAQIPHTLRAVGHKNAKAIIVLYPYAN; from the coding sequence TTGAGCGATATGGCGAATCGCCTGGGAATTTCCGAAATCCTGCTTCAACAAATCGAGAATGACAGCGTACCGCCGACCGTGGCGACGCTACTGAACATCGCCAAGCTGCTGGGCGTGGGCATCGATCACTTTTTCACCGACGAGGAAGAAGCCGGCAAAATCGAGGTGACGCGGGTCGACGAACGGCTGACGATCCAGCACGACACGCGGTTGGAACAGAGCGACCGGCTGACATACAACTATGAGAGCCTGGCCTATCGCCTGGCACACAAGCACATGGAGCCGTTTTTCGTCGAATTCGTGCCCCAGGCGCACGACGAAGCGCCGTTGTCGCACGACGGCGAGGAATTCATCCACGTGGTGGACGGCGAATTGGACTTCATCAGCGGCGATACGCACATTCGCTTGTGCCAGGGCGATTCCCTGTATTTCTATGCCCAGATACCGCACACGTTGCGGGCCGTCGGCCATAAAAATGCCAAGGCGATTATAGTCCTGTATCCATACGCCAACTGA
- a CDS encoding pyruvate ferredoxin oxidoreductase — MIEIRFHGRGGQGAVIASKVMAVALFMEGQWVQSFPKFGVERRGAPVEAFLRIDQEKILLRNNVYSPDHVVVLDPTLMEATDVTSGLRKGGILLINTTKKPADFPQLAAFKVACVDASAIAAKNRLGSPAQPIVNTSILGACAKAMGLVSIDSICKAIEEEVPIKPAANATAARQAYEQVIL, encoded by the coding sequence ATGATTGAAATCAGGTTTCACGGACGAGGCGGCCAGGGGGCGGTGATCGCCAGTAAGGTGATGGCCGTCGCCCTGTTCATGGAAGGTCAATGGGTGCAGAGCTTTCCGAAATTCGGCGTGGAGCGCCGCGGCGCGCCGGTCGAGGCGTTTTTGCGTATCGACCAGGAGAAGATCCTGCTGCGCAACAACGTCTATTCACCCGATCACGTCGTGGTGCTGGATCCGACGCTGATGGAGGCGACCGACGTGACGTCGGGCCTGCGTAAGGGCGGCATTCTGCTGATCAACACCACCAAGAAGCCGGCCGATTTTCCGCAACTGGCGGCGTTCAAGGTGGCTTGCGTCGACGCCTCGGCGATCGCGGCGAAAAACCGGCTCGGTTCGCCGGCGCAGCCGATCGTCAACACCTCCATCCTCGGCGCCTGCGCCAAGGCGATGGGGCTGGTGTCGATCGACTCGATCTGCAAGGCGATCGAGGAAGAAGTGCCCATCAAGCCCGCCGCCAACGCCACGGCCGCGCGGCAAGCCTACGAACAAGTCATTCTGTAA
- a CDS encoding FAD-dependent oxidoreductase, whose product MAEYKPIVFAGAHDMPDMAMSIATMLWNRTGSWRYLRPRYQDHVPPCNEACPAGNDIEGFIRLIGEGKPAEAWRLLKEENPLPAVTGRVCFHPCERACNRQYFDEPTSIQALERYAADHAGAPVGLLAPESGKKVAVIGAGPAGLAAAYHLRRLGHRVTVFDALPKAGGLLRVGIPAYRLPDEVLDREVAAIAALGVDFQLNKHVGRDVPFAQLSASDAVFVATGVHANRKLDIPGEDAAGVVSGLGLLSKVALSQPFECGRNVIVIGGGNSAVDAARVARRLGAAVAVYYRRTRVEMPAFEEEVNDAEHEGVRLEMLAAPVRVVVENGRVAGVVLQRMELGEPDESGRRRPVPVPGSEFTAACDMLVTAIGEAGDLEFLPADVKRQWGKIAIDEFGLTSHPGVFAGGDIASAQQNVAQALGDGKRAAIAIDRYLRGETVAAIGGNILIGQRGCVSMAQYTGQGASHGKIIGQKHVVPFEEINVWHFEKEPRDVMPRIADEKRLAGFAEIHLGLTDEQARHAAERCFHCGVCTMCDNCYMYCPDVSIAHKTDGGYGYDINFDYCKGCGICVKECPRSAMVLGEE is encoded by the coding sequence ATGGCCGAATACAAACCGATTGTTTTCGCCGGAGCGCACGATATGCCCGACATGGCGATGTCGATCGCCACGATGCTCTGGAATCGTACCGGGAGCTGGCGATATCTGCGTCCGCGCTACCAGGATCACGTACCGCCGTGCAACGAAGCCTGCCCGGCGGGCAACGATATCGAGGGATTCATCCGCCTGATCGGCGAGGGCAAGCCGGCGGAAGCCTGGCGCCTCTTGAAAGAAGAAAACCCGCTGCCCGCGGTCACCGGCCGCGTCTGCTTCCACCCCTGCGAACGGGCCTGCAACCGGCAATACTTCGACGAACCGACGTCGATTCAAGCGCTGGAACGCTACGCGGCCGATCACGCCGGCGCGCCGGTCGGTTTGCTCGCGCCCGAGTCGGGCAAGAAAGTCGCGGTGATCGGCGCCGGCCCGGCGGGATTGGCCGCGGCCTATCACTTGCGCCGCCTGGGCCACCGGGTGACGGTTTTCGACGCGCTGCCCAAGGCCGGCGGCCTGCTGCGCGTCGGCATCCCCGCCTACCGCCTGCCCGACGAAGTGCTCGACCGGGAAGTCGCCGCGATCGCCGCACTGGGCGTGGATTTTCAACTGAACAAACACGTGGGCCGCGACGTTCCGTTCGCGCAATTGTCGGCCTCTGACGCGGTGTTCGTCGCCACCGGCGTACACGCCAACCGCAAGCTCGACATCCCGGGCGAGGACGCCGCGGGCGTCGTTTCCGGCCTGGGCCTCTTGTCCAAGGTCGCCCTGAGCCAGCCCTTCGAATGCGGCCGGAACGTGATCGTGATCGGCGGCGGAAACAGCGCCGTGGACGCGGCGCGGGTCGCACGGCGGCTGGGCGCGGCAGTCGCGGTTTACTACCGCCGCACCCGCGTCGAGATGCCCGCCTTCGAGGAAGAGGTCAACGACGCCGAACACGAGGGCGTGCGGCTGGAGATGCTGGCCGCGCCGGTGCGGGTCGTCGTCGAAAACGGCCGCGTCGCGGGCGTCGTGCTGCAACGCATGGAGCTGGGCGAACCCGACGAATCCGGCCGCCGGCGCCCGGTGCCGGTGCCCGGCAGCGAATTCACCGCGGCCTGCGACATGCTGGTGACGGCGATCGGCGAGGCCGGCGACTTGGAGTTCCTGCCGGCCGACGTGAAGCGGCAGTGGGGCAAGATCGCCATCGACGAGTTCGGCCTCACCAGCCATCCCGGCGTCTTCGCCGGCGGCGACATCGCCAGCGCCCAGCAGAACGTGGCCCAGGCCCTGGGCGACGGCAAGCGCGCCGCGATCGCCATCGACCGCTACCTGCGCGGCGAAACGGTGGCCGCGATCGGCGGCAACATCCTGATCGGCCAGCGCGGCTGCGTCTCGATGGCCCAGTACACCGGCCAGGGGGCCAGCCACGGCAAGATCATCGGCCAGAAGCACGTCGTGCCCTTCGAGGAAATCAACGTCTGGCACTTCGAAAAGGAACCGCGCGACGTCATGCCGCGGATCGCCGACGAGAAGCGCCTGGCGGGCTTCGCCGAAATCCACCTCGGCCTGACCGACGAGCAGGCCCGGCACGCCGCCGAACGCTGCTTCCACTGCGGCGTCTGCACGATGTGCGACAACTGCTACATGTACTGTCCCGACGTCTCCATCGCCCACAAAACGGACGGCGGTTACGGCTACGACATCAACTTCGACTATTGCAAGGGTTGCGGCATCTGCGTCAAGGAATGTCCCCGCTCGGCAATGGTTCTAGGGGAGGAGTAA
- the porA gene encoding pyruvate ferredoxin oxidoreductase, producing the protein MKKVLMGNHAASWAVMLARVKVISAYPITPQTHIVEELSEMCADGRLDAKFLKVESEHSAMASVVAASSTGVRTFTASSSNGLLLMHEMLHWAGGARLPIVMVNVNRAVAPGWNIWADQTDSLAQRDTGWIQIYVEDNQEVLDTVLQGYRLAEQVKLPVMVCYDAFFLSHTYEPVDIPDIEKVDAFLPPYEPEFYLNPKDPHAFNGLVQPDVFLEMRSKIQAAMDQAIELAPTVGDEFAAHFGRRYDLVEAIDCDDAETVLITTGTTTSPARVLIKKLRAEGKRVGVLKLRYFRPFPTAEIRRVLLGKKRAIVIDRNISFGKGGIWADELRGALAGQTKAPQVFGYVMGLGGRDITPDQLAEVVAEAEKMKKADRLIYWKGLKP; encoded by the coding sequence ATGAAAAAAGTGCTCATGGGAAACCATGCGGCGTCCTGGGCGGTGATGCTGGCGCGCGTCAAGGTGATTTCCGCCTATCCGATCACCCCGCAGACCCACATCGTGGAAGAGTTGTCCGAGATGTGCGCCGACGGCCGGCTCGACGCCAAGTTCCTCAAGGTAGAATCCGAGCACTCGGCGATGGCCAGCGTGGTCGCGGCCTCGTCGACCGGTGTGCGCACCTTCACCGCCTCGTCGTCCAACGGCCTGCTCCTGATGCACGAAATGCTGCATTGGGCGGGCGGCGCGCGGCTGCCGATCGTCATGGTCAACGTCAACCGCGCCGTGGCCCCGGGCTGGAACATCTGGGCCGATCAAACCGATTCGCTGGCGCAACGCGACACCGGCTGGATCCAGATCTACGTCGAGGACAACCAGGAAGTGCTCGACACCGTGCTGCAAGGCTACCGCCTCGCCGAGCAGGTGAAGCTGCCGGTCATGGTGTGCTACGACGCGTTCTTCCTGTCGCACACCTACGAGCCGGTCGACATCCCCGACATCGAAAAAGTCGACGCCTTCCTGCCGCCTTACGAACCGGAGTTCTACCTCAACCCGAAAGATCCGCACGCCTTCAACGGCCTGGTGCAGCCCGACGTATTTCTGGAAATGCGCTCGAAGATCCAGGCCGCGATGGACCAGGCGATCGAACTGGCCCCCACGGTGGGCGATGAGTTCGCCGCGCACTTCGGCCGCCGCTACGACCTGGTGGAGGCGATCGACTGCGACGACGCCGAAACCGTGCTGATCACCACCGGCACCACGACCAGCCCGGCCCGTGTGCTGATCAAGAAGTTGCGTGCCGAAGGCAAACGTGTCGGCGTGCTGAAGCTGCGTTATTTCCGGCCGTTCCCGACCGCCGAAATTCGCCGCGTTCTACTCGGCAAGAAACGGGCGATCGTCATCGACCGCAACATCAGTTTCGGTAAGGGCGGCATCTGGGCCGACGAACTGCGCGGCGCGCTGGCCGGTCAGACCAAGGCGCCCCAGGTCTTCGGTTACGTCATGGGCCTGGGCGGCCGCGACATCACGCCCGACCAACTCGCCGAGGTGGTCGCCGAAGCCGAAAAAATGAAAAAGGCCGACCGCCTGATCTACTGGAAAGGGTTGAAGCCATGA
- a CDS encoding pyruvate synthase subunit beta: MRENYPREELMMSGHLACQGCGGSAAMRHVLKAMGPDTIVVQPACCWTIIAGMFPYNALKVPVLHTAFETSGAALSGIKAALDMKGDTKTQVMAFAGDGGTFDIGLQALSGAAERNEDVIYFCYDNEAYMNTGVQRSGATPDKAWTTTTPANSPKQGPKKDMVQILAGHKAPYVATANVAFPEDLIAKVKKAKEIRGTKFIHILSPCPPGWKTSSEQTIEIARLATYTKVFPVYEVFHGEEYRINIEPRDIPVFEYLKLQGRFRHLTKEDVEAIQRRVDYDYKVLLRKAQQEKLD, encoded by the coding sequence ATGAGAGAGAACTATCCCCGCGAAGAGCTGATGATGAGCGGTCACTTGGCTTGTCAGGGTTGCGGCGGTTCGGCCGCGATGCGCCACGTCCTCAAGGCGATGGGCCCCGATACGATCGTCGTGCAGCCGGCCTGCTGCTGGACGATCATCGCCGGCATGTTTCCCTACAACGCGCTGAAGGTGCCCGTTTTGCACACCGCGTTCGAAACCAGCGGCGCGGCGCTCTCGGGCATCAAGGCCGCGCTGGACATGAAGGGCGACACCAAGACCCAGGTGATGGCCTTCGCCGGCGACGGCGGCACCTTCGACATCGGCCTGCAGGCCCTGTCGGGCGCGGCCGAGCGCAACGAGGACGTTATCTATTTCTGCTACGACAACGAGGCCTACATGAACACCGGCGTCCAGCGGTCCGGCGCCACGCCCGACAAGGCCTGGACGACCACCACGCCGGCCAATTCGCCCAAGCAGGGGCCGAAGAAGGACATGGTCCAGATTCTCGCCGGGCATAAAGCGCCGTACGTAGCCACCGCCAACGTGGCTTTTCCGGAAGACCTGATCGCCAAGGTGAAGAAGGCGAAGGAAATCCGCGGCACCAAGTTCATCCACATTCTGTCGCCGTGCCCGCCGGGTTGGAAAACCTCGAGCGAGCAGACGATCGAGATCGCCCGTCTGGCCACCTACACCAAGGTGTTTCCGGTGTACGAGGTCTTCCACGGCGAGGAATACCGCATCAACATCGAACCGCGCGATATTCCGGTGTTCGAGTACTTGAAGCTGCAAGGCCGCTTTCGCCACCTGACCAAGGAAGACGTGGAAGCGATCCAGCGCCGCGTCGATTACGACTACAAGGTGCTGCTGCGCAAGGCGCAACAGGAAAAGCTCGACTGA
- the lsrF gene encoding 3-hydroxy-5-phosphonooxypentane-2,4-dione thiolase codes for MDWGLQNRMARIIDPKDNRCVMLAVDHGYFQGPTTGLGAPKPLFKTLLPHADALMLTRGLLRSCTDPGQAKDTPIVLRVSGGASILKELSNEGLTVDMEDAIRLNVSAVALSIFIGGEYERQSLLSLTEMVNAGQRYGIPVLAVTAVGREMVRDARYLALASRIAAELGASIVKTYYCDDFEKITSTCPVPVVIAGGKKLEAKEALELAYNAIQHGAVGVDMGRNIFQSDSPLGMIKAVRAVVHKNAKPNEAFEIYESYRAKGAARP; via the coding sequence ATGGACTGGGGACTGCAAAACCGGATGGCGCGGATCATCGATCCGAAGGACAACCGCTGCGTCATGCTGGCGGTCGATCACGGCTACTTCCAGGGGCCCACGACCGGCCTGGGCGCGCCCAAGCCGCTGTTTAAAACCCTGCTGCCGCACGCCGACGCCCTTATGCTGACGCGCGGCCTGTTGCGCTCCTGCACCGACCCCGGCCAGGCCAAGGACACACCGATCGTCCTGCGCGTCTCGGGCGGCGCGAGCATCCTGAAGGAATTGTCGAACGAGGGCCTGACGGTGGACATGGAAGATGCGATCCGCCTGAACGTGTCGGCCGTGGCGCTGTCGATTTTCATCGGCGGCGAATACGAGCGGCAATCGCTGCTCAGCCTGACCGAAATGGTCAACGCCGGACAGCGGTACGGCATCCCGGTGCTGGCCGTCACGGCGGTCGGCCGCGAGATGGTGCGCGACGCGCGTTACCTGGCGCTGGCCAGCCGCATCGCCGCCGAGCTGGGCGCGAGCATCGTCAAAACCTATTACTGCGACGATTTCGAAAAAATTACTTCAACCTGCCCCGTGCCGGTGGTGATCGCGGGCGGCAAGAAGCTCGAGGCGAAAGAAGCGCTCGAACTGGCTTACAACGCCATTCAACACGGCGCGGTCGGCGTCGACATGGGCCGCAACATCTTCCAGAGCGATTCGCCGTTGGGCATGATCAAGGCTGTGCGCGCCGTGGTGCACAAGAACGCCAAACCGAACGAGGCGTTCGAGATTTACGAATCGTACCGGGCCAAGGGCGCGG